Genomic window (Propionibacteriaceae bacterium ZF39):
CCGGGGGATCGGCATCTGGGTGGGGTTCAGCGCTCTGGTCACGCTGCTGGTCGGGGCGTTGTTCGTGATCATCGTGATGCCCGAAGCACCGTCGTCTGCCATCCCCAGCCGTGGCGCCCCGGCCGCACCGGGATCGAGCCAGACCCCGACGGCGTCCCCCACGCCCAGCCCCACCCCGACGCCGCGGGTGGAACCCGCCGACAGCCCCCTGCAGAAGCTGGGTCTCAGTGCGACCCAGTGTCCGGACTTCACGGTGCGGCGCAGCGCGGTGCCGCGGGACGAGCTTGAGGGCTATCTCAACGAGGTGCTCGACTGCCTGACGCTGACCCACAGGCAGGCTTTCGCCGATGCCGGTCTCACGCTGTCCAGGCCGAGCCTGCATCCCGAAACCGCCATGAACCAGTCGCGCTGCATCACCGACAACACCTCCGACGACTGGGCCGGGCTCTACTGCGGAGCCGACGAGGCTATCTATTTCCGCCCCGACTGGGCCCCCGATGATCCCGTGTTCCTGGTCGATGTGATGGCCCACGAATACGCCCATCATCTGCAGGAGCTGACCGGCATCCTCGCGCCGGTCAGCGAGGATCAGCTGGCCGCCAAGGACGAGCCCAACGGCGAGATCCGGTCCCAGGAGCTGTCCCGCCGGGTCGAGTTGCAGGCCGAATGCGTCGCCGGCGTGCTGACCCGCCCTGCCGGGCCGCTGGGCGTACGCCAGACCGACTTCGATTCGCTCGTCTGGGCTCGCGCGTCCGTGCCGCCCGAGTGGGCTGCCACGCATGGCAGTGGACGCGCCCAGCGGCGCTGGTTCCAGACCGGAGCCGATTCGAAGGGCCCGGAGCACTATCGGCAGTGCAACACCTTCACGGTCCCGGCCGACCAGGTCGAGTGAGCTTCTAGAGCCACTTCGGCAGTGCCGGGAGTTCGCCCGGGCCGAGGACCTTGACGCCGGCGCCGTCACTGCGACCGGTGAGCCAGGCGGCCAGATCGTCGATCATCGCCATCACGCGCAGGCTGTCGCCGTCGCCCTCGATGCGCCAGCTCTCGCCGGTGTTCCGGGAGAGGATCTCCAACGTCGGCGTACCGTCTGTGGCGCGCTTCGCCGTGACGTCGTCCAGCAGGGCGCCGAGGAAGCTCACGGGCAGATCGCCGAACGTCTTCGCACCCAGGTCGACGGTGTGCACCATCACCTCGCGGGCCCGCATCCACGGGATCTCGGTGCCCTGCACCGGGCGGCCGGCATTCGTGCGGATGCCCGCCTCCCACTGCTGCTCGGAAAGCCCCTCGAGCCGGGAGGCAAGCGTGGCCGCGGTCTCGGCGTACCTCTCGCGCAACTCCGCCACCGGCCGCTGCGCACCCGATTCGATGTCGGCGGCGCGCTGATCGTTGGAGGAATACATCGGGGTCTCGATGCCCGTGCGAGCCCACTCGACGAGGTTGCCGAGCGCCTCGGCGTTGTTGGCCAGGTGGGCCAGCAGGTGCTTGCCCGTCCAGCCGGACAGGGCGATCGGCTCGGTGAGTTGCTCATCGCTCAACTCGGCGAGCGCTGCGGTGAACATCTCGGTGCCCTGGTTCATCCAGCCCAGGGACATCTCCAGCGTGCGCATCGTGCCTCCTCGTGTGCTGGTCCGACCCTACTCAGCCGGGGGCAGTGATGCATTCGGCCAGCGCTGCTTGCTGTAGTGCTGGTGGGCCAGCATGCGCAGGGCATTGAAGTATGCAGCTCCGAGAACGGTGCCGACGACCGCGCCGGAGATCGTCCCTTCCAGGTCGGGCAGGCCTGCGATCCACGCCAGGTCATGGCGGGCGACGGCGTCGGCGTGCTCGGCGTACGCCGACCAGTCGGCCACGAAGTCGATCCCGGCGGCGTTGCGAGCGGTGACCAGCAGGTCGCGGAGGTGTTGGGCTGCGGCGCTGTCGGCGTACACCTCCCAGCCCATGTTTTGCACCAGTTCCTCGTAGCGCTCCCGCGACCACTGGTCCTCCGCGCCGATCGGTTCGACCATCGCGTCCTGTGCGGTCGCGAGCGCAGCGATCGGCCCCTCCTCCATCGCATCCAGGACCGCCCGCGCCGACGCGACCGACAGTCCACCGACATCGATCAGCGCGCGGGTCAGGCGCAGCCGCCGCACATGCTCGTCCGAATAGCGCGCCTGGTTGGGGCTGGTGCGTTCGCCAGGCGGCAGCAGGCCCTCGCGGAGATAGAACTTGATCGTCGCGACCGGGAGGCCCGATTCGCGGCTCAGTTCCGCCATGCGCATGTCGGGGTCCTTTCGGGGTTGCCGCATTGGATAGATAAACGTACTATCTATTTATAGGGAGTGCGACTATCTATTTGAAGGGTGACCGCCATGGCCGAGGATTTCGTCCGGATCGGGGATGTCGAGCGGGAGCAGGCTGCGCAGGCGCTGGCGGAGCATTACGCCGCCGGCCGACTGACGCGGGAGGAGCTGGACCAGCGCACTGCCGTGGTCCTGCGCGCCCGCAACGGCGTGGACCTGCAGGAGGTGCTGGCGGACCTGCCGGCCATCACGCCGAGCCGCGGTCTTGCGACCCGCCGGAGTGACCAGGCACCGGCCCGCAAGGCGCGGACGCTGTGGCGCTCGGTGGCACTGGCGCCGTGGGCCGTCTTCGCCGTCTTCTTCGTGATGATCTGGCTGTTCACCGGGGCCGGATATTTCTGGCCCGTCTGGCCGATCATGGGCTGGGGCATCGCGGTCGCCATCGGCGGCGTCCTCGCCCACACCGTCCCCGAGGTCTATCTGGAGCGGCAGCGCGAACGAGGGCGGCATCGGCCGCTGGGGGTCTAGCCGTACGCTCCTGGGGTGGCCACCACCGATCTCCACGACGCACTCCAGGATCTTTCGGAGCTCGTCGAGCGCCGGCTGGTGCTGACGGATGAGCGGCTGCGCGTGGTGGCGTACTCGATCCATGAAACCGAGGTCGATCGCGCCCGCCTGTCGATGACCCTGACCCACAGCGATGCGTGGACGGCACCTCGAGCCGGGTCGCGTCCGGTGGTCCGGGAGATCGCCGGGATCGGGCGCGTGCTGTTCACGCCGTTGCGCGACCATCGGCATCGCGTGGGGTTCCTTTTGTTGACGCTGGAGCCGGGCGAGCGCGAGCTGCCCGCGGCCGCGTCCGCTGTGCTCGATGAACATGCCGGCGAACTTGGGCTGATGCTGTCGCTGCGGAGTTTGTATGCCGAGCGCGATCGCAACCGCACCCGCCTCCTGCTCACCGACCTGATCGGCTCCGACCCCTCGGCCAGGGCCAGCGCTGCGGGCACGCTCATCGACGAAGGGCTTCTGGGTGCGGCCCGGCAGTATTCGGCGGTCGCGCTGGGGCCGGATCCGGCACACCCGGCGTACGATCCCGCCCTCGCCGACACCATCGCCCGCCTCGCGGTCGAGGCCATCATCGAGTTCGTCGGCCGCACGTCGACCGCGTCGGTGGCCGGAACGGGCATCGGCGACGGTTTCGGCATACTCGTGTTCCCACGTCCGGTCGTGGCCGAGCGGCTGGAGCGGATCCTGGATCGGTCCGAGTACGCCCCCGTCCGCGCGGGGCTGGGTCCGCTCGTGGGTTCACTCACCGAGATCGGCGGATCGTTCGCGCGGGCGCGGGATGCCTGGCGCGTGGGGTGCGCCACCCGTGCGCCGGGGCGAGCGCTGGCCTGGACCGAACTCGGGCTCGATCGCCTGCTGGTCCGCCTGCCGCTCGATGAGCTCACGCTGGCCGACCTGCCCGTGAGCGTACGCAAGCTGCTCGAGGCCGGGCTCGGCGACGACATGCTCGGGACGTTGGAGGCCTATCTCGCTCTCGGCGGTGACGCCGCCGCGACCGCACGGGCCCTCCACATTCATCGGTCGACGCTCTATTACCGGCTCGATCGGATCCGCGCCGTGGGCGACCTGAACCTGGCCGATGGCGTACTCCGGCGGGAACTGCACACCGGCCTGCGCATCGCGGAGCTCGCTGGACTCCGACAGTCTGTCTGATCTGGGCGATTGATTTTCCGGTGGTTTGCTCCACGACGCGACACAGTGCCGGGTTCTAGGGTTGGGTCAAGCAAGCACTCAAGGGGGAGGACACCCATGAAGGATCTTCGGGTCGCCATCGTCGGTGGCGGGATCGGCGGGCTCACGCTCGCGCTGGCGCTGCGCCAGAAGGGCATCGATTCCACGATCTATGAGCAGGCCGACGAACTGCGCGAAGTCGGTGCGGCGGTGGCGCTGTCGGCGAATGCCACGCGGTTCTACACGGGCCGGCTGGAGCTGGGCGACGCGATCTCCAAGGTTTGGTACGAAGTCCAGGCCCTCATCTATCGCGATGCCCGCGATGGCGAGAAGATCGCGGAGATGCGGTTCGACTACAAGGGTCGCTATGGCGCGCCCTATGTCGGCATTCACCGCGCGGACCTCCAGGTCGTGCTGTCGCAGGCCGTCGGGCTGGACAAGATCGAGCTGAGCAAGCGCCTGGTCGGCATCGATGATTCGGGCAACGAGGCCGTCCTGACCTTTGCCGATGGCTCGTCCGCGACGGCCGATCTGGTGATCGGTGCGGATGGCGCCCGGTCGACGGTACGCCGGCTGCTGCTGGGCTATGACGATGCCTACTACTCGGGGGCGTACGCGTTCCGCGGAGTGGTGACGCCCGACAAGATGCCCTCGATGCCCGACCCCGAGGCAATCCAGTTCTGGATGATGCCGGGCCAGCACTGCCTGCACTATCCGATCGGCGCCAACGGCGACCACAACTTCTTCCTCGTCGAGCGCAACGGCCTGCCGTGGGAGGAGAAGGGCTGGATCGCCCCGTCCAACGACGAGGAGAAGCTCGCCCGCTGGCACGACAAGCACCCGGCGATCGTCGAGATGATCTCTGCCGTCTCGTGTGGCGAGCGCTGGGCGCTCTTCCACCGTCCGCCGCTGGGTCGCTGGTCGAAGGGGCGTGTGACGCTGATCGGTGACGCGGCGCATGCCTTGGTGCCGCACCATGGCCAGGGTGCGAACACGTCGATCGAGGACGCGATCGTGCTGGCGGATCAGCTCGGTTCCAACACCGACCTGGATGCCGCGCGCGCCGAGTTCGAGCGGCTGCGCCGCGGGCGTACGCGGAAGATCCAGTTCGCCTCCATCACCAACGCCGATGTCCTGCACCTGCCCGACGGCCCCCGGGCCGACGAGCGGAACGCCCGACTCGCCGCTCCCGACGCCTGGGATCGGCATCTCGACTGGATCCACTCATTCAAGGCCGACGAGGAGGAACCCACCGACGCCCAGGGCGGCACCTGGCTCTGACGTCGAGGTCCCTATCCGCGATCGGGAGCCGGCCAGCCGACGGGCAGTCTGCGGGTTCTGGAATCGGTGAGTCCCGCACGAGCCCAGGCGATCACCGAGGCCAGGTCCACCCCGTGGCGAGTGGCGATGTCCTCAGTGGCCGCCAGCCGCTGCGCAGCCCGCTCGATCAGGCGCCCGGCACCGATCGCATTGCCACGCTCGGCATGGGTGATGCCCACGCACAGTTGGGCCAGGCCCTGCCAGAAGTCCCGATCGGCGTCGGGCGCAGCCTTCCACACCGCTTCGAGCACCTCGTGTGCCCCGAACGGCCGGCCCTGCAGCAGCAGGTCCCGGGCCAGCGCCAACGCCCGATCTGGCGGCAGCGCCTCCTCCGGCACCGGCTCCACCCCTGGCGTACCCCACGGCAACGGCCGCCCCAGCCTGTCCCGAGGACGTTGGCGACCGCGGTCAGCTCCCATAACGGGTCTTCGCGTTCGGGTCAGCGCGGCCAGGTCAGGATGCCGCCCTGGAAGCGCTGCTCCCAGCCCCGGGGAGTGACGAGTTCGTCCGTGATGGGGTACGCCAGCCGTCCGCGCTCATAGCCCTGGGAGGCGTACTGGTCGAGGATCTCACCCCACACCGGATGCGCCCCCGAGCGCGGGCTCCAGTAGATGAGGCCGTTCTGGAACCGCTGGGCGCATCCGCCGTCGCGGAGTCCGCAGAACTCGTCGGAGGTCGGGTACGCCAGCTGGCCGGTCTCCCAGCCCTTGTCGGCGTACTTGCCGGCGATCGCACCCCACACAGAATGGGCACCGGTCGCCGGGGTCCAGTAGATGTAGCCGCCCTGGAACCGCTGGCCACAGCCACCGTCACGGAGGCCGCAGAACTCGCCGGACGTCGGATAGCCGAGGGCGCTGTTCTCCCAGCCCTTCTTGGCGTACTTGCCGGCGATCGCACCCCACACCGTCTGGACCCCGCTGGTCGGGGACCAATAGATGTATCCGTTCTGGAACCGCTGCCCACAGCCCCCACCGCGCAGACCGCAGAACTCACCCGACGTCGGATAGCCCAGCGTGCTGTTCTCGTAACCCACCTCGGCGTACTTCCTGCCGATCTCGCCCCACACCGGGTGCGCACCGCTCGCCGGCGACCAGAGGATCAGTCCGCCCTCGAAACGCTGGCCGCAGCCATCGGCCCGCAGGCCACAGAAGGTGCGGGCATCGTCCCGGGCGGTGTCGCCGAGGCGACCCCGGAGGCCGCCGAGGGCGGTCCATTCCCGGCTGATGGCCAGGCGGCCGGTGGGCCGTGGATTCTGTCCGTTGGTGACCCGGACGTAGTCCACGACCATGGTGGAATCCCGGCCGGAGTCGGCGTTGAACGGGCCACCGAAGTTGCCGCCGACGGCGACGTTGAGGATCAGGTAGTTGGGTTGGCTGGACCGCCAATCACTGCCCATGTTGGCGCGCGTGACCTCGTGGTGGAGCCGGCCGTCGAAGAAGTACTGGATGGTGTCGGGAGTCCACTCCATGGCATAGGTGTGGAAATCATCGCCGAGCGGCTCGCCCTGGTCGGTCCAGCCGTCGATCATCCGCAGATCGTTCCAGGCGTTGCCGCCGAAGACATTGGACAGGGTGGAATCCGGCCGCCAGGACGCACCTTCGAAGATGTCCAGCTCACCGGACTGCGGCCACGGACCCTCGGTGCCCAGCGCCCAGAAGGCGGGCCACATGCCGGCACCCTGGGGGGCCTTCAGTCGGGCCTCGGCCCGGCCGTACTGGAAATCGAACTTGTCCTTGGTGGTCAGGCGGGCCGAGGTCCACTGGGTTTCCCAGTTGTGGGAGTTGCCCGGGTCATCGCCGTACTGCTGGGTCGCGCCGGGTGCCTCGTACTTCGCCTGGATGATCAGGTTGCCCTGACCGTCCAGCCAGGAGTTGTTCCGCGAGTCGGTGTAGAACTGCTTCTCCCAGTTCCCCCAACCCTCGAAACCGCGGCCGGTCTCGAAGCCCCACACCTCGGGGTCGGGCGCCGATCCGGCGGCACCGTCGAAGTCGTCGATGAGGATGCCCGGGCCCACCTGCGCGGCTCTGGCCTCGGCCGTCGGCTCAGCCGCGGGCCGGACGGTCGCGGCTGGTGATGCACTTGACGTCGTAGTCGGAGAAGCGGTCGGGGCGGCGATGGCGGGCTGCGCGATCAGCGTCATGGCCAATGCGACCAATGAGCTGCCCGCCGCCAGCCGGCGCTTGGAACGGGCCTGCATGGATCCCCCTGAGATGTGTGAGCCGAGCCCGCTGAGGGCTGGCATTGTGCAACCCCAGTGGATCACTTTGGCCTCACCAGTCACACCAGCCACGTGAAGGAGTTGTCGATTTGTAACTAGAAGGGAAACCCCCGGAAAAAAAGAAACCATCTGCGCTGGTAGCAGATGGTTTGGAATGGTGCGCCTAACTGGACTTGAACCAGTATCGGCACTTACCAACGGTCACTGTTCGGTTGCCTATCGTACCGGCCCCTGACTAGGTGTTTAACTGCATTCTATCGGTTCCGGGACTTGGTATCAAGCGGAAACGTGCGGCACGTTTAGGCCTGTTATATTGCATACATGTCACACGCTGGCCGGTCCCGACGGGGTTTCGGGCGCATCCGGGAGCTGCCGTCGGGCAAATTCCAGGCCGCCTACATGGGCCCGGACGCGCGGCTCCACAAGGCTCCGACGACGTTCTCCGCGAAGTACATGGCTGAGGGCTGGATCGATGCTGAACGCCGGCTTATCGAGCGCGACGACTGGACTCCCCCGGCTGCCCGTGCGTCAGCGAAACACACCCGCGGCCGCACCCTCGACGACTACGTCACCGATTGGCTCACCCGGCGCGACCTGAAACCACGGACCCGGGACCACTATCAGCGGCTGCTCGATCAGCGCATCCTGCCCGGGCTGGGTGACCTCACGTTGAAGGCGATCACGCCCTCGACGGTCCGGGCCTGGCACGAAAAGCAGGACTCGAAGACCCCGACGATGAACGCCCACGCCTATGCGCTGCTGCGGACTGTGCTCGGGTCGGCGCTCGACGAAGAACTGATCACGGCGAACCCGTGTCGGATCCGGGGCGCGGGGCAGGCGAAACGTCGCCACAAGATCGAGCCGGCTTCGCTGGAGGAACTTGCGACGATCGTGGAAAACATGCCGGACCATCACAAGCTCGCGGTGCTGCTCGCGGCCTGGTGCGCGCTGAGGTTCGGGGAGCTCGCCGAACTGCGCCGGCGCGACATCGACCTGACGAACGGGATCATCAAGGTCCGTCGCGGCGTCGTCCAGCTGCCGGGTGAACGGATCATCGGCGATCCGAAATCGGAGGCCGGGTCGCGGAACGTCGCGATCCCTCCCCATCTGCTCGACCTGGTGCGCCGACACTTGGCCGAGCATGCCGAACCGGGTAGGGCCGGGCTCGTGTTCCCGGCAGCCGGTGGCGGACACCTGGCCCCGTCGACGCTGAACGGGGTAGCTCCGCGTGAGGTGAAACGGTCGGGCCGGCTCATCAAGGTCATTCCCGGCCGCGGGTTCTACGGTGCCCGGGCGGCTGCTGGCCGGACTGATCTGCGGTTCCACGACCTGCGGCACACGGGCGCGGTGCTGGCGGCCCAGACCGGCGCCACGCTCGCGGAGCTCATGTCGCGGCTCGGGCACTCGACCCCGGCCGCTGCGCTGATCTACCAACACGCGGCTCGGGACCGGGACGCACACATCGCGGCTCAACTGTCGGCTATGGCCGGCTGGACGGAGGAGGATCGTCGTGGCCGGAAATAGCAACGTCGCGCGTGGCGTCGATGGGGTTTCGCCCAGCGAAATGTGGCTGTTGGGTTCGGACGGTGTACGGACGTTGGTTCGGCTCGTCCGGTGCGGGGCCCAGCTCGCCGACGGTGACGGGCGGAAGGCCTGCGGGCAGGTGCTGGCGCGGATCTTCCATGTCGATCCTGGTCCGGGGCGCGGTTTCTTGTACGTGATCGCGCAACGGGAGGTCGACGGCGGGCCTCCGCCTGTGCTGAACCACCGCCTGGGTCCGCTTACTCGTGTGCCTGACCTGCCCAGCTTGGCTGTCCCGGTCGAGTTCGTGATGGATTGCACGGTGCACGGCGGGCAGGTCGTGGCCGCCTCGCGTCTAGTCGAGAAGATCCCGAACCTGCCGGCGGCTCTGCTGGATTCGCGGCGGGGCCGAGACGTGCGGTCGATCTATTTAGCGGCCCCGGCTAGCGGAGCTTCCTGAACGTTCGTATACTCGGGTTTGACGTTGGCGCGGGGTGAATGCCCCACTGCTGCGGGTCGCGCGCCGCAGACCTTCTTGTTTGAGAGGTCTGCGTTGCTATGCGCAAATCGAAGAATCAACGGTACGGCTCCCCCGTGTTCGTGGCGGAGTACCTCGACTGCACCGAGCGCACGGTGCGGAACCTGATCGCGGCCGGCAAGCTGACCGGCTATCGCCTCGGTAATCGCTCGATCCGGATCGACCTCGACGAGGTCGACGCCTACCTTCGTCGTGCCCATGACGGCGGTGATCGTGTTGCGGCTGCCTGAAAAGAATGGCCGCCTCGGGGGCGAATCCGAGGCGGCGCAAAACGACCTGTTGGGGTGCGGGTCACTGGCAATTCTAGGTGTAGGTCGTGCGCGGTTTCTACTGCGTTTGTCCTGGCTCGCGGGGGCGTTGTGAATGGCCGGGCGGATCCGCGGCCGTTGGTCGTTGACGGGCATCGGCCGTCGGTTGCGTGGGTGGCTGGGTTGCCTCGGGATTGGACGTCGGCGCGGGAGCGGCTCGTGTTGACGGTGCTCGCATGTGACGCGTTCGAGGACGTTTCTGCGCCTGGTGGTGACGATCTGGCCGCGTGGTGCGGCATGTTCCGGGGCGACCTGTATGCGGTGCTGGCCGGGCTGCAGGTGCCGACTGATCGGCGTCCTGCGCTGCTCGAACGGCTCGACTCGAAGGGTCGGGTTGTGGCTCCTGGTGCGCGTGCTGGTGGGCGTCGGACGCAGTACCGGCTCCGCGTTGAACTGTCCGGGGAATCCCGGACGGATCGGGGCTCTGCTCTGTCCGGGGAATCCCGGACTGTTGGACCGTCCGGGGAATCCCGGACTATCGGTGCGGTAACTCTGTCCGGGCTAACAGTCCGGGCTAACTGTCCGGGGAATCCCGGACACGCCCTTCCCTTCCCTCCTAACTCATCATCATCTGTACCTCCAGACCGCGCGCGGGACGTCGGCGCGGACTCGCGGACGCTCGACCTGGTCAACCGTGACGGCGGCATGCGGGAGGTCGGATGATCACGCCTGCGATGGTTGCTGCTGTTGCCGAGGTCGTCGTCCTCGAGCGTGACTGCCGGCACCCGGACCTGCCGTGGCAAGCGCCCGGTGTGGTCTCCGCGGTGCGGGACCTGGTCGAGGCCGGCTTGGGTGTCGTGTCGATCGTGGCGGCTGGTGTTGCTGCTGCGGCCGACGAGTCCGCGCGGACGCCGATCGCCATGACCTGGGCGAAGTACCGGCCCGCCGCTGCGGCCGGCTCCGGCGAGGCCTCCGCGGCTGATCACGGGCCCCGGTGCAACTCCTGCGGGCGGACTCAGACCCGGCACGACGCTGCCGAGGCGAAACTGCCCGTCGAGCTCCGGCACCCGTTCGCACCCGAACGGAGGGTGTTTCGTGGCTGACGAACGTGCAGCGCGCGCTGCGCTTGACTCCGCGATTCTCGCGCTGGCCGGTGACCGTCGGTCCACGCCGTGCACGGCTGCGGATCGTGGGCTCTGGACTTCTCGGGCGACCGAGGACCGGGAGGCGGCCGCCTGGCGCTGCGGACCGTGCCCGATCCTTGCCGCCTGCGCGGCTGTCGGCGATTTCGAGCCCTTCGGCGTCTGGGGTGGCGTCGACCGCTCGCCCCGGATCGGCCGACCACCCCGGGAGGTCGCCGCATGACGTCCCGGCTTTTGGCGGCTCTGTCCGCCTCCATGACCGAACCCGCCAACCATCGGGCTGCCGCCGTGGCGGCCCATCCTGAAAGGGAATTGACTATGACGACTTATCCTCCTGCCCGGCCGGGCTCTGAGCTGACTCCCGGCCAGGTGCATTACCTGCTGAAGAATCCCAATCTGGTCACTCGCCGGCTGGCGGACCTCCTCGAGCGGAAGTTCCTTGTCGACTTCCTGCTCGCTGGCCGGCTGCAGGCCGACGGCGGCGCTGTCGTGTTCGAACGTGGCTATCCGACCGTCGACGGCGCCCCGGAGGTGATCGCGGCCGGTGGTGAATATCCGCTGGCGCTGGTGAAGGCCGACGCGTCCTATGTCGAGACGAAGAAGTGGGGCCTCGCGTCGATCGTGACCGACGAGGCGATCTCGCGGATGCAGATCGATCCGGTTGACCGGGCGCTGACCGCGATCGCGGCCGAAATCCTGCGCACGACCGACGCGGTCGGCCTGGGCATCATCACCTCGCTGGTGACCGGCTCGCTGGACGTGACCTCGATCGGCGCGTGGACTGCTGCGGACGCCATCGTCCGCGGCGTGCTCACGGCGAAGGCCGAGGCCGAAGAGGCCGACGAGGGCGTGAACTTCGACGCGATCGTGCTGCGGCCGCGGGCCTACGCGGCCGTCATGGCGTACCTCGTCGCCGGCGACATTTTCCCGCGCGAGGCAGCCGGGAACCCGCTCACGAACGGGTCCGTGCCGAAGTTCCTCGGGCTGGACTGGGTGAGCTCGCCCTACGCTGCTGCCGATCCGCTGCTGGTCGACCGGGACCGGCTCGGCGCGGTCGCGTTCGAGAAGCTCGGCGGCGGCTACACGACCGGCACGGCGGGCGTGGAAGCGAAAACCTACCGGAACGAGGGCACGGACGCTTGGACGCTGCAGGGCCGGCGCGTCTCCGCGGCGGTCGTGCTCGACCCGGGCGCGGGCCTGGTCCTGACCGGAACGGGGCTGTGATGCTGACCGGGGACGAACGGTCGGAGTGGGAAACGATCGAGTACGAACTCCGGCGCGACCCGGACACCGCGAACGATGGGGACCTGGTCTATGCCGCGGTTTGGGGTGCGGACGACCTCGACCGTGCCGCTCGTCGCGCTGCGCTGCAGGCCTCGATCCGGCAACCCACCAAGGCTGAACTGGCCGCACTGATGGGGGGCGACGATGCCTAGGCATCCCGAGTTTCGCGTCCTGCTGACTCCGGCCGAACAGGCCTGGCTCCACGACAAGGAGGTCACCGCGATGACCATGCTTCACGGGCCGAAGCCTGAACGGACCACACCCGGCTACGCGGTCACCGTGCCGAAGGCTGCGCAGGACGTCCGGTTCCCGAACGGCCGGCGTGGCCTGGTCTCCCGGCGTCTGCCGAACGGGCAGGTTGTCACCGAACCCGCTCCGCTGGCGCAGGACCCGGCCCCGGCCGAACCTGCACCCTCGGAGGCTGATCCGTTCGAGGACGCCTGCGTCGAGGCCGAGGCGCTCCTGTCGGCTGCGCTCGCGGCGTTCGACAAGGACGGCGACACCGACGCCCTGGTCGCCGACGTCACCGACGCGCGCGACGTCCTGGCGGATGCCCTCGCCGATCAACCGGCCGAGGACACCGCTGCATCGAACCGACGCGCACGGGCCTACTCCCGGGCCACCCTGCGGCGCGCGAACCGGCGCACCGCACGGGGCGACCTGTATTCGAGGGCCTGGCCCACTGGACCGGCCGCCTGAGCGGCCCCCTGGCGCGTCAACGCCACCGCTGCAGCCCCCTTCCAAGCCGCGGCGGACCGATGGGCGGTGAGCGGCTCCGATACTCGATGAAGCCGCGCCCGTAGCTGCCCAGCGCGCCACCCGGCCGGCCGCACACGCTGCGGCCGGCCGGCACCCCGAACGGGTGCCGGTGCGTGAACTCTGACCGGTTCAACCAGGGAAGGCTCGCACTATGGCCGACGAGAACCCGGCCGCGGGCCTGCGCACCGGCACCACCCCGACACAACCGACGGTCCTGCAACTCGACACGCCACGACGACGGCCGACGCGGAGGCGAATAATCTTCGACGCGGGCAAGGCTGGCCTAGTAGCCCGGTACCTGTCCGTTTCCCCCCCAACCCCTGCCCCCGGGTCGCGCGCGCGTGAAAGGTCTACGTTTCCGGGCCCGCTTATTTGGTTATGGGTGTCCGCGGTCCGCTGGGGTCGTGGCTGATCGCGGCTCATCCGACTAGGCGTCGGAGGTCGCTGCTCGGGATCTGGACGTAACGCTGCGTGGTGTTTGGGTCGACGTGGCCGAGGAGCTGCTGGACGGCGAGGACGTTGCGGTCGACGGCGTAGGCGCGGGTTGCGA
Coding sequences:
- a CDS encoding neutral zinc metallopeptidase produces the protein MTLTGHAQPGSPPPAAADRGIGIWVGFSALVTLLVGALFVIIVMPEAPSSAIPSRGAPAAPGSSQTPTASPTPSPTPTPRVEPADSPLQKLGLSATQCPDFTVRRSAVPRDELEGYLNEVLDCLTLTHRQAFADAGLTLSRPSLHPETAMNQSRCITDNTSDDWAGLYCGADEAIYFRPDWAPDDPVFLVDVMAHEYAHHLQELTGILAPVSEDQLAAKDEPNGEIRSQELSRRVELQAECVAGVLTRPAGPLGVRQTDFDSLVWARASVPPEWAATHGSGRAQRRWFQTGADSKGPEHYRQCNTFTVPADQVE
- a CDS encoding maleylpyruvate isomerase family mycothiol-dependent enzyme yields the protein MRTLEMSLGWMNQGTEMFTAALAELSDEQLTEPIALSGWTGKHLLAHLANNAEALGNLVEWARTGIETPMYSSNDQRAADIESGAQRPVAELRERYAETAATLASRLEGLSEQQWEAGIRTNAGRPVQGTEIPWMRAREVMVHTVDLGAKTFGDLPVSFLGALLDDVTAKRATDGTPTLEILSRNTGESWRIEGDGDSLRVMAMIDDLAAWLTGRSDGAGVKVLGPGELPALPKWL
- a CDS encoding MerR family transcriptional regulator → MRMAELSRESGLPVATIKFYLREGLLPPGERTSPNQARYSDEHVRRLRLTRALIDVGGLSVASARAVLDAMEEGPIAALATAQDAMVEPIGAEDQWSRERYEELVQNMGWEVYADSAAAQHLRDLLVTARNAAGIDFVADWSAYAEHADAVARHDLAWIAGLPDLEGTISGAVVGTVLGAAYFNALRMLAHQHYSKQRWPNASLPPAE
- a CDS encoding DUF1707 domain-containing protein; protein product: MAEDFVRIGDVEREQAAQALAEHYAAGRLTREELDQRTAVVLRARNGVDLQEVLADLPAITPSRGLATRRSDQAPARKARTLWRSVALAPWAVFAVFFVMIWLFTGAGYFWPVWPIMGWGIAVAIGGVLAHTVPEVYLERQRERGRHRPLGV
- a CDS encoding helix-turn-helix domain-containing protein: MATTDLHDALQDLSELVERRLVLTDERLRVVAYSIHETEVDRARLSMTLTHSDAWTAPRAGSRPVVREIAGIGRVLFTPLRDHRHRVGFLLLTLEPGERELPAAASAVLDEHAGELGLMLSLRSLYAERDRNRTRLLLTDLIGSDPSARASAAGTLIDEGLLGAARQYSAVALGPDPAHPAYDPALADTIARLAVEAIIEFVGRTSTASVAGTGIGDGFGILVFPRPVVAERLERILDRSEYAPVRAGLGPLVGSLTEIGGSFARARDAWRVGCATRAPGRALAWTELGLDRLLVRLPLDELTLADLPVSVRKLLEAGLGDDMLGTLEAYLALGGDAAATARALHIHRSTLYYRLDRIRAVGDLNLADGVLRRELHTGLRIAELAGLRQSV
- a CDS encoding FAD-dependent monooxygenase, yielding MKDLRVAIVGGGIGGLTLALALRQKGIDSTIYEQADELREVGAAVALSANATRFYTGRLELGDAISKVWYEVQALIYRDARDGEKIAEMRFDYKGRYGAPYVGIHRADLQVVLSQAVGLDKIELSKRLVGIDDSGNEAVLTFADGSSATADLVIGADGARSTVRRLLLGYDDAYYSGAYAFRGVVTPDKMPSMPDPEAIQFWMMPGQHCLHYPIGANGDHNFFLVERNGLPWEEKGWIAPSNDEEKLARWHDKHPAIVEMISAVSCGERWALFHRPPLGRWSKGRVTLIGDAAHALVPHHGQGANTSIEDAIVLADQLGSNTDLDAARAEFERLRRGRTRKIQFASITNADVLHLPDGPRADERNARLAAPDAWDRHLDWIHSFKADEEEPTDAQGGTWL
- a CDS encoding DUF309 domain-containing protein translates to MGADRGRQRPRDRLGRPLPWGTPGVEPVPEEALPPDRALALARDLLLQGRPFGAHEVLEAVWKAAPDADRDFWQGLAQLCVGITHAERGNAIGAGRLIERAAQRLAATEDIATRHGVDLASVIAWARAGLTDSRTRRLPVGWPAPDRG